The sequence ACggtttattttgtataatttaattttttaatcacgcacatttattgtttaagatttatttaaatttttttggcaacttattatttcttttatttaataatttttacacaatAAACAATATTCCGCTTATGTTCCACTCTATTGCGATCGTACTTGTTAACTGAATTAGTACCACAACAAAACTTTGTTTCCCTCAATATTTGAGGGTGTtccaaaacaaaacaactaaTAAAGAGAGAAATCTTTTTGTTGGCTAATAAGAATATATAAGAAACACTAGCTAAAGGGTACTTACGTATTACTCAGTCAGTCAAATCAAGTCTATTGTATACTCTTTAAACTACTAAGAGATGTTATCATTATACTCATAGTACATATAGGGTTTCTCACAACAGACAGCAAAACTGAAATGTatgattttttaacattatcaaaatGAAGTAGGCATCAAaagttcgaaagaattaattcttaattcaattttcaaaatcaaattaaatacatatatccTCTTAACAGTACCATTAAACCATTCAGCACGAATATCTTCGTTGTCTTTACTCCTTagtacttcaaatgtattgagttcattcctttaagaatttattctttacagaattaattccttattgaatgaTTCGAATTTTCTTTAAGTCAAATTCATTACTAAATATTCgtagctttaaaaatgtattgaatgattaaattttcttcaaatcAAATCTATTAGAAAAagctttatatatgtatatacaataattgttttccatttattttgtaaatgatgaaaaaaaaaagttgaatgaaaaaaaaaaaataattttattcaattagatttgaatgaacaaaaatttagtcatttaaaggttgaatgaattccATTATGAATTAACTCCCATCGAAATacttaaatgaataaataaaaccgaaattaaatgatttttaattaaaataaatcgttactgcatatgttttgaaaaatcaacTGAAAATTGGATTAtacatttcaaattgagaaaaactaatttgaatAGAGATTTACCATTCAAACAAGTAAAATAGctacatacccttcaccaaattatacattaaaataaaaatttaattttttttttaattttcataaattttttttttttaaattttcatttcaatttatttccacttattaaggtctttgaaatatctatcatttgatagccatattgtctatattaattacttagtaattcagatatccTGAATTCAGATTCAGATATCCTGGTTTTTTTTCCTCACATCTTAgccatttttagaccgatttcacgATTACAGTAAAACATTTTgaataatgaaacatttttgaTGACGATGAAACTGAACTCTATATCCGACATTGCATGGTATAACATTATAAATAgggtataatattttaattcaggTGACAAAAGGATAACATTGTTTTGAGTGATACCTCTAAATTTTCAATCATTATTTCGTGTTTGTAATGACAAGGTGCTTTAGAAACACCTGTCTGAAagctgaacaatatttttgcataaagCTTTCCCTCTGGGTCCTCCTTTTTACAAAGTTTTAtgtcaggcgcggatccaggtcaaccatttgtggGGGGGAAATTacaatttgttctacatttttcttgttattcctttttttatatgaaaacttttcggttttgagGGCGAAATTTCCTGcctgttttatatacatacattctgGGGGGACCTGTTGAATTTGGTACCAATTCTAATACTTAACCGATCAaaactagttttaaattaaatttatattttcttctcaatttaatttactatttgctcattttcaaatCGAAAATCTCACTTTCAATTGTGAATCAGAAAgcaaaattgaaattaagattttcgattaaaataaattaaatttatattaattgtacTGTGTCTTccgaatttgaaatgaaaaatctcattttcaatataaggtaaaccatagtagaaaaatagaaggtagtttcattctctctttattttttaaaattctacgtctgacatgcttaaggattttgacgttttcgttaaaatagtaataccatattaattaaaaattttcccatatattctttgaagtttgtgaaaaaattaatacataattttcattaatttgaaaaatattaaaaaaaatataaaaaatatttactatcaagttgggatcaaaggtaagattttcattatcaaatatttcaaagctaatttgtgaccattattttaagaattaacaaacatgagttgcattttccccaactgcaaaaataccaaatatttttgcaaaaattcaaatgtaaatttttttaaagtccctACATTACCTAACAAACGACAACAGTGGCTGGATGTATGTAAAACTTGCGAAGAAGATTTGCCAAAAGAGCCAATGGTGTGCTTCGACCATTTCCTTAAAAGCAATATTGCAGTTAATACATTAACTTCCAACACAacatacttaatacatttttatttaaatactaaattataaattacacattttttgtaaaaaatttctctaaaataaaaatcatttttaggaatgtggcaacgctttttataatgctcacagaataaggaaacttcaaaaaaccttatttgaaaaaaaaaattttgattgaaactaccttctatatttttatcatgaggTAAACGGTATCGGTATTTTGCTtttttcggtaacggtatttgctTTTGAGATCTGTAGCCACTTGAAAAGTATGATTTTTGGAATCAAGCGTTTTATTATTGATAAttggatttgaaattaattgaattcgTATAATTAATTGTTGTGATGATTTCTGGAATTGTCTGTGGGTTTTTGATCACTAATGGAGTATGCTACTTTTTAATAAGAACTTGTGGaatcaaaaatttccaaaaagtgtTTGACATAAAGCAGTAACGCCAAATATGGTTTCGAATGGTTTACTTTTATTAAGCTTCTGTAGTCTTGCtaaattgcatttttgttaGTCTGACTAAAAGACGATAGTCGACGGTTCAGATTTTCATTCGCATGAAATATGATCTTTATCCAATAGATATTCAATAATGAATTACATCAATTAAACTACCTGTAGAATATAACTTAATATAAAATTCGTTGCTGACAAATGCCTAGATTCATAACAAACTGACTACAAAAGTTAAATAATAATagcattaaaaattataaattgcatAAATTATCTGctacttttttcattttgttatttgCCAAAGTCAAACAAACAACTCCCacatgtttgttttattttaaaataaaataaatttaacattgtTAATTGCTCGCATATAAGTTTACATATTCTTATTTCTCACTATAATAACAGTAATTAAatgtacgtttttttttttttttaaaaatcattgcgGATTTCATATAGTACTTAgcaattaatattgaaattaaatcgATTATAacactttatatttttattaacaaaaatcggTATATAGCTTGCAATTTACAAacgtttaaagaaattatactTTTACAAGAATTTCACTACTCAGAAACACactaaatcatttaaaaattcagATCTTCATTAATGAAATTCCAACTGCCCGCAGCTACAGCAGCAGCAAGCAGATTTGGTCAATTAATACAAATGTGTTGTATGCTTTCATTGTACAATACTTGATGGCGTCATCGTTTAAAATTACGTATTGAATACGTACGAATGCATGTTCAAAATGCAAACCCAacattaaaacaattcaaatagtgttaaaaatatacaattttctgagTATTTAATCATTTATTTCGGCGAATAAATTGTTAATTCGAGAGTGATGACAAATTATTCACTACTTAAAATTCGTCACTTTAAATGTAATAACACGAAAAATTTTAGATCATTTTGTGGTGGAAGTTCCAGCATGTATCATGAAATAACCCAAGTGCTCAAAACTATTTGTATTTAGTATATGATTGTTATTCTGTTAAAGAAATCCTTGCATAGACATTTGTGATCGGAATCCAAAAGCTGTTAAATGTGCAAAAATCGAAGTGTGTCACATCCATCTATCGAAGTgttgacaaaatttgtttaattaacatGGAAAATATTTCAAGTTTAACAACATTATactatttacatatgtacatatgtacgtaaACACGACTCGAGTTGAGAAGTGTTCAATTTTCGAATATGCAGTTAGTTGGTTGGctgtttgatttttttcgaattattataGAAGCAACacttagaatttaaaaataaaaatgttggctACCGTTATAGATGAATTATGAAAGCACCCATCAGTGGCAAGtgtatacatataagtttgtcattccttttgtaatttctacatttttcgatATAGTCATATccatccgtctgtatgttgaaatcaactttccgtatccctcaaataacttacatacaagtttcatatattaatatatccgctatatatCGGTAGCAAAttcaaatcgagaaaatcggcccaaaaatttattgagatacatataaggaaaaaatcaggacaatcTCTTTTTgtgatctacatatatctggattactaagagctagtttcttacttgtcagttaaactcagcttaacacgctgttatattaatcctgaaatatattttgccggaatttaaccaatgattgtgtttctcactagtggattaattttgttagcattgccatacttttcagtcaaatcacatgtttattcttcaaattttttcatataaatatggcaatactatacattttataagaaaaagcaaccgcgttacataacttttttttgtaaattttaactttctaaaagaaaaagcgacataacagtatataaaatgtatattaaaaattatattgatgttaataaagcaaataaaaacaaagagctgctgtgctgaattctttattttatattccatctgtttgtgctttggcattttatacttaggtttaactcaccaatgatgctcagttaaacctagattatatagcatataaacaataagtgagaaacacaatttttagtttaatttaggtttaagcgaagaatgtagattatctctatcccagaaactagctctaagtcattaatatagacaatattgatatctaataGTACATATTTCGAAGACCTTTGCAAATTTGAATATAAgtccatagtaagtcggacctacaatgggtcaaaatcgggaaaaatattttttaacccgcattttttttcataaaaaaaaaataatttgtcataaaattttttctttattaattattaaattaaaaaaatttaaaatcaatttttgctataatttttttttcactaatatagataattaaaaaaaatagtttaaaaaaattttaaattttttttttaaattttacctaaaaatattgaaaatttttactttaaagtataatttggtgaagggtatattagattcgaatatagctctcttatttgttattataggtTTTGTAGTATCGGGAAtgttaatttgttaaattgtttcgaaaagaaaattattcgaatttctATGCTTTATACATTGAATTGAAAATCGCATATATCGAACACCTTCTAAACATAGTCCTGGGGATTCTAGATAGCATGGCAATGATCTTCGTTACACTATGCTCAATTTTAGTTTGTAGCcacttttttgtgttttaaagaaagtttaaaaaacattttattgcatttaaattctatattaaaaaaaaaattgtgatagAATTTTTCTTAATCATTTGTATTCTATTTTGATTGtgtactaaaatatttttgttaacagttttttaaatgtataataaaaaatacctgttttcgtttttaaatcGTTTCATTGTTATAAAGTGCACATTAAAAAGAATTtgtctaaaatatttttgttatttatacagGTGTTTTGATTTcgttcattatttaaatttattttccacatGGAGTAcaaatactattatactattgtatgttaaaaaatattcggtattttgaacttttttgacAGAATAGGTTTGGATCAATAGGATCATAATTAgtttggtgttgaaaattctgaattaattcaaattttatcaaaattttatttgttctcATAATCCTTCCATTAAAGCATTTAATACGAATTAATTCATGGGCTTAATTCTTTGGTACTTTAAACATATTGAAATCATTTGAATTATAtattcattttgaaaaagtataaaaaattaaaaacaaattgaattttatatttggattagaAATCACTTAAAGGGTGAAAGAATTGAATCCTTTATAATTCAAACAGGAAttcattttattcaaataaaagcttttcaTACTATAATCACATGAaccttttcaaaaaatgtttggattCTTTAACCGTtcgtataaaagttttttttttacccaGTTTTACCTTTAAAATCCTCAACTATGTAAATAAACTCTTTAAATTTGCTTGAGCAACTCAATCATTTGTTGTAATATCTATGAACTAAATAAGaagtaagacagctatattcagctatgccgaatattatatacccttcaccaaattatactttaaaataaaaattttaaatatttttaggtaaacaaaattttaaaaaaaatttcaaaattgtttttaaaatttatttatttctagattactaagtcattaatatagacaatatggatatctaatgatagatatttcaaaaatcttTGCAATGActtatataacgccatagttagtcggacctacaatgggtcataatcgggaaaaatatttttttttcaccaaacatttttttgtcatacattttttttcactattaaattgaaaaaaaaaattatataataacattttttttttaaattttgtttaactaaaaatatttcaaatttttattttaaagtataatttggtgaagggtatataagattcggcagagccgaatatagctctcttactagtTTAATGtaacattgtaaataatttcCACAATAACAACTACAAATAATTATTGAATCTTTACAATTTTCAACTTCTATACATGCATATTATAAATATAGAAGATTTTGtggcaaatatttttgtacaaatttaataattgaaacaaacaaaaaaaacgtattCATATTGTTCGCATCTCACCTCTTTCATCTGATTTATAATCGATCATACGTATGGGCGATTCAGAAATTTCTTGTAAACACatgtttttcaaacaattgcaacatttcaaatcaatatttttgttttccacCAACGAAGACACTTTATTGCCcataatttaattattgtttttaatagtatttataaaatttaagattATCACGAAAAAccaatataaattgttttgttattgcTCAATTAGCTTCAATATTCTTATTgctttaaatttgtatgtaggaatattttttttaattttacttttgtaTAAGTACTTTAGATCTTGCAGAATAACTACTACTAAGTAATTTGTATAGTTTAAACTTCTTCCATAAGAtgttcttttttgtttaatcacTTGTCAGCTTTTTTGTTTtaacggaaaaaaatatttataaacttattaaatattagcttagtagaaacaatttaaattaagtcATATTATaacttgaaaaaataaatataaaataaacattatctTTCACGCTGAATTTTGATTCTGATAGAAACAAAATTCTAGTTACGTTTATTTCATATGAGGCATCGATCGCTGTGCTGCTGTCTTCATTGAAAGCTTAGGCTTATTTGAGCTTCTTGTTGACCTTGTTCTTCCAAACGATAACCATACTAGTTATCACAGACGCAAAGGGGAACGTATTCTAAGACtcaattgttattatttgttattttatttgaaatgttatgaattaattatttCACATTAACCTAATATTCGATGAAATATCTGTACTTGGTACGactttgttttataaaacaaatatatattcattaatttcgacaaaatcggcattaaatatatttgtgtagcatataaataagtaataaatacTTTGAAGAGACTGTTTTATTCAGTGAGTAATAACACCTACACTGAAAACAttgatgaaaaatgtttgttgtgTATCATGTAAAATATTACAACAGTGTAGGAGATATTTAAATAATGTGTTTGCAATAAAGCATTCAAtaagtataaaatattataacaattaaatacaacgaatataaaataagacatctaagagagctatattcggctgtgtcgaatcttatatgcccttcaccaaattatactttaaaataaaaatgttaaatactttgaggtaacaaaattttaaaaattagtgaacaaaatttatggctatctttatttttttttaaatatttttataataaaatttaaatttttttctcgattttgacccattgtaggtccaatttactcgtttcaaatgtctttgaaatatctatattaatgacttagttatccaaatatatatcaaatattGGTTGTccctgttttttccttatatctcagccatttgagggccgattttctcaatttcaatattgatgtatgaattatgtcggacagacggacatggatagCGATGCCGATAACCTATAAccatccagaatatacatatatactttgtggggtcgcaaatgaaaaatgtagaaattacaaacggattgacaaacttatatatgtatttatatatattatatattttataactactatatgtacatatatataggTATTTTGTAGGTGATCTTCTATTAAATGACACctaaagcaattttagatatcttttaaattttcgtataaaatatgagttttcggatgaaagtaaaatatttgttacaaataaaaatataagtgatcgccTGATCACCCTTTAGTTTACggtttataagcaattttagatatcattattattcatataaaaaaaagagtatCACCgagtataatttaatttttcaaaaatcgagttttgggTTGATCACaggttttcattatttataagGAAATTTTAGatatcatttaatttttcataaaaaaatttgagttttggaATGACATATACATAATAACAttcttgttttcaatttaaaaacaatttcagatttttttaattttaattatagtaaattcaGCTTGAGGTCagatttataaatagtttatgttttttatttcaaatatttcaaataatattacATTATCTATTATACTAATCCCTGAAGACATAACGGAGTAGCTAAATATTggaattaaaaaacataaattattttataaatctgACTTCATGCTCTATTAACTATAAttagaattaataataaaaaagatcaatgaaaaaagataaacaaatatagatttttcgaataaaatagatttttggaatgaaatatgagtttttaaatatttgtattatttataatttattgtatTGGATTTGTTTCCGAAAATGCtcattgtttttgtaattgaaaaaaatagtacTGTAATATACAACTGTGGGTTTCGGCTGCATGTGTCTAACAACGTAAACAGCTGTCGTacactttttttattgtaataaatacaaaggaataataaattgcatatattaaataattttgacgAATTTACatcgaaaaaataaataaaatattaaataaataatgtcgGAAACGTTGGAACAACAAACAGAAGAACGAGAAGCTTTACAGTCGATTTATGAAGGTGATGAAGCCTTTAAGGAAATTAACAAcaacacatttcaatacaaggTATGcgcaaatattttaacaattacaacaataaaaattaactaaaaatattaaaaatgcctTTTAGTACGGCGAGGAAAATAATTACAAATCATTTTTGGTAGAGATACAATGGGGTGAAAATTATCCAAATGAATTACCCACCATAAATATGGATACATTTTACAACAGAAATATGTAAGTACATCAACAACATTCTATTTTCATTATGCTTACGTTTactgttttcatttatttaacttAACCAGTCTTTCACCGGTAAAGCTTGCAATTCAGGCAGCTTTGAAGGAAGAAGCTGAGCAATGGCTAGGTTGTGGTATGACATACACTCTATTTGAATGTTTGAAGGAACGTATAGATGAGCTAACAGCAGAACAACCGGAACATGCAGCCGTTCAATCTATAGATTTAGATAAGGTAGGTGTAAGTGCAATACAAATATCTGATAATGCGGATACGGGCAAAAAGGAACCGAAAAAAGAACAGCTAACTAAAGCCCAGAAACGAAGACAATGGGAGAGAGCTGATCATAAGGGAGATCGTCCAAGAGGTTGGGATTGGGTGGATC comes from Calliphora vicina chromosome 2, idCalVici1.1, whole genome shotgun sequence and encodes:
- the LOC135950080 gene encoding RWD domain-containing protein 4, with protein sequence MSETLEQQTEEREALQSIYEGDEAFKEINNNTFQYKYGEENNYKSFLVEIQWGENYPNELPTINMDTFYNRNILSPVKLAIQAALKEEAEQWLGCGMTYTLFECLKERIDELTAEQPEHAAVQSIDLDKVGVSAIQISDNADTGKKEPKKEQLTKAQKRRQWERADHKGDRPRGWDWVDLVKHLSQTGYKEENTKTNTLLLQPLNS